One region of Wyeomyia smithii strain HCP4-BCI-WySm-NY-G18 chromosome 3, ASM2978416v1, whole genome shotgun sequence genomic DNA includes:
- the LOC129731513 gene encoding monocarboxylate transporter 12: MPPQNAIELTSKPDAENGTKKVQNGNANNTKLIKNEEPPTTSVIVPPDGGWGWVVMIASFLCNTVVDGIVFSAGMFQDPIRLDFGVGKAEVALVSSLLSGFYLLTGPFVSALANRWGFRPVTILGAAIASVGFALSYFGNSLGYLYITYGVIGGIGFCFIYVPSVITVGYYFEKWRALATGIALCGSGVGTFVFAPLSSWLINQFGWRGALLAQAALILLCAIFGCMFRPIRPIEVTITKDEDTPAEKGTLLGEGLPVVYTRPLPEGRFAHSVPNSSHSTWMGASPNTQYPTAAEVFRGSAQNLERRPSNQSGLLTNENIQNTTKKLEQLSKMQKKLSGQVTPEDTIHAPRFPLPHHELNTVGEAAEEEETENGALLAGDQKPAPAVVSSTAVRQRSNTVSGRRPNEGGSRQGSRRGTLTDGTRPMYRDDIFFTGSLVRIPQYQSQTSLGYHMSVTRLPTQNDVEETEEQTCKICPEAVRRTLATMLDMTLLQSPSFMLLAVSGFFTMMGFFVPFMYITQRAIAGGMDPQISLFYVSAIGISNTIARIVCGFLSSFKSVNALHLNNVAITMGGIATMLSGVYITQAAQFTYAGIFGIAIACFSALRSILVVDLMGLEKLTNAFGILCLFQGLAAAIGAPIAGFFTDLTGSYNASFYISGALITISAVLCYPLSIVNKWEKKRAARKSSGVV; this comes from the exons ATGCCACCTCAGAATGCGATCGAGCTCACTTCGAAGCCAGACGCTGAAAACGGCACCAAAAAGGTGCAAAATGGAAACGCAAATAACACCAAACTCATAAAGAATGAGGAGCCACCAACTACATCGGTTATCGTCCCGCCGGACGGTGGCTGGGGCTGGGTAGTGATGATAGCATCCTTCCTGTGCAATACCGTCGTCGATGGTATTGTGTTTAGTGCTGGCATGTTCCAAGATCCCATTCGTCTAGATTTCGGTGTCGGCAAAGCAGAG GTCGCATTAGTGAGTTCTCTTCTGAGTGGATTCTACTTACTAACTGGACCGTTTGTGAGTGCCTTGGCAAATCGATGGGGATTCCGGCCTGTAACAATTCTTGGTGCTGCCATTGCTTCAGTAGGCTTTGCTTTGTCGTATTTCGGCAACAGTCTTGGCTATTTATATATAACTTATGGAGTTATTGGAGGAATAggattttgtttcatttatgtACCTTCAGTAATAACCGTTGGatactattttgaaaaatgGCGTGCCCTTGCTACTGGCATAGCTCTTTGCGGTTCTGGAGTTGGTACCTTTGTGTTTGCTCCACTTAGTTCGTGGCTTATCAATCAATTCGGTTGGAGGGGAGCTCTGCTAGCTCAAGCCGCTCTTATCCTACTATGCGCGATATTCGGATGTATGTTCAGGCCTATTAGACCAATAGAAGTCACTATTACTAAGGATGAAGATACTCCAGCTGAAAAGGGTACCTTATTGGGTGAAGGGCTTCCTGTGGTATACACGAGACCACTGCCAGAAGGACGATTTGCTCACTCAGTTCCCAACAGTTCACATAGCACGTGGATGGGAGCAAGCCCCAACACACAGTACCCAACAGCTGCTGAAGTATTTCGAGGCAGCGCTCAAAATTTGGAACGACGACCTTCCAATCAGTCAGGACTACTAACGAATGAGAATATTCAAAATACTACTAAGAAGTTAGAGCAGCTAtctaaaatgcagaaaaaactTTCCGGTCAAGTGACGCCCGAGGACACGATACACGCCCCAAGATTTCCGCTTCCCCACCACGAGTTGAATACCGTAGGAGAAGCAGCTGAAGAAGAAGAGACTGAGAATGGTGCCCTACTTGCCGGAGATCAAAAACCTGCTCCGGCTGTAGTCTCGTCAACAGCAGTCCGTCAACGAAGCAACACCGTGTCAGGCCGTAGACCGAACGAAGGTGGATCACGACAGGGCAGTCGGCGTGGAACGCTAACTGATGGAACTCGTCCAATGTATCgagatgatatttttttcaccGGATCGTTAGTTCGAATTCCGCAGTATCAGTCGCAAACATCACTAGGGTATCATATGTCGGTAACCCGTTTGCCAACTCAAAATGATGTTGAGGAAACAGAGGAACAGACTTGTAAAATATGTCCTGAAGCGGTCAGACGTACCTTAGCTACAATGTTGGATATGACGTTATTACAATCACCTTCCTTTATGCTACTAGCTGTGAGTGGGTTTTTCACCATGATGGGATTTTTCGTACCATTCATGTACATAACTCAGAGAGCCATTGCCGGTGGAATGGACCCCCAGATTTCGTTGTTCTACGTTTCCGCTATCG GTATTTCAAACACAATTGCTAGGATTGTTTGTGGCTTTTTGAGTTCATTCAAGAGTGTCAACGCTCTGCACCTGAATAACGTAGCCATCACAATGGGAGGTATTGCCACAATGCTCAGCGGAGTTTATATTACTCAAGCTGCCCAGTTTACGTATGCTGGAATTTTTGGCATAGCTATTG CATGTTTCTCCGCACTCCGTTCAATCCTGGTCGTAGATTTAATGGGCTTGGAAAAACTGACGAATGCTTTCGGAATTTTATGCTTATTCCAAGGACTGGCAGCAGCGATTGGTGCACCTATTGCAG GTTTCTTCACCGATCTTACCgggagctataatgcatccttctaCATCAGTGGAGCATTAATCACAATATCTGCAGTGCTGTGCTATCCGCTAAGCATCGTCAATAAATGGGAGAAAAAGCGAGCCGCGAGAAAATCTTCTGGAGTCGTATGA